The sequence attcgtgccaatttaaaatcaaagtgcctttctgcagggaagttccatcccaccgctgccaccatgtagtaaaggggctcctttactactactaataataaaatttattcataccccgccctccccagccaagactgggctcagggtggctaacaaccaataataaaaaaatgttgattaaaatacaatttaaaagattaagatacaacattaaaacattaggatgcagcctcttcacaggagggaaaaggaagtagaaagagggggagggaatcaaactgattctaagccaaaggccaggcggaacagctctgtcttacagaccctgcggaaagaaatcagatcctgcagggccctggtctcatgagacagagcgttccaccaggccggagccagtgttgagaaggccctggctctggttgagctaatctaacttccttaggccccgggacctctagggtgttgctatatatggaccttgaggctctccgtggggcataccaggagaggcggtcccataggtacgagggtcctaggctgtgaagggctttaaaggtcaaaaccagcaccttaaatctgaccctgtactccaccgggaaaagcactgggtgaatatgctcccatggcagagaccccgtgaggagcctcgctgcagcattctgcacccgctggagtttctgggacagcttcaagggcagccacacgtagagcgaattacagtagtcaagcctggaggtgactatcgcatggatcactgtggccaggttggggcgggtaaggtaagcgaaggtggaaaaatgtcgccttggctgttgtaaCCTGCGTCTCcaaggaaagggaggtgtcaaggattacacccaaactcttaaccgaAGGCTTCAATGAATAGAAGGATGAATAAGGTCTCTAAGGAAATGGAGGCCAgagattttcagtttgtttcccaACCTACCTCGTCTGTGATTTCCTGATGAGCACAAAAACATGAATGGGTCTGATCCATTCTTCACATTCTGATgttcctgtttctcttttctcatggACAGGGAATTGATTTTGATGAAGATCAAATATCGGAAATCAGCCTGGAAGATGGGGAGGATCTTCCTCCAAGGTAATCCTGTGCTAATCCCCTCCCCCATaatcaattgctttaaaaaaaaaccccggtccatttctatggtggtggtgcttggggTCTTTGAAGGATGGGGGGCAATAAACCCTTTTGACAAAAGTGCTACTCCTGTCTCCCCTCAGCATCCCAACCACAGCTTCTCTGGATGTGGCTGATCTTCCTCCTGAAAGCGGCAGCAGGGACCAGCTGAACAACAGACTTACGGATTTCGTCGCAACAATAAAGAGTGGGATGATCCGAAGGAAGGCGCTCCAAGATCTTTGCGCCTtcctgcagaagatccaggaacatgtgagttgcgtggcgagttcccgcctcccccacggaaataaagacacaggacaccagtattttaggttaatgggcaaaattaggccacaactttattgattacaggaattgagtggtattggcttaggcattggtcctatcgactaaccggcttcagcctgattgctagaagaccggcaagggttaaccaccagtagggggagtcctgctgatgtacatcaactaggagctcccccagggtcaccgctcgggggcatgccttaggcccacacctccataggcttcggacagggcaacgccccacggaatcctttaccggactacccttcgatatgggggaaggtgatggcgcttcctccacccccccccccactcatctgcataacaatacccttaccaatgcctcactgccaatgccgaggaagttgtgacaatttgctatgaggtaggcaaaaagccaaatggccggtgccaatttgccaagtggaaaaaattcctgccgggccccttgacggcgaccaaccgaagtccatagcaatgtcaaagagccaaacctaaagggtgggaaaaccggagcagctggggcactgggagaaaaagggaaatcctcagccgcgccggccctaaatagcgcTGGCCACACCTCccgggccagccgattggctggcaaggGAGATGACGTGCCCGAGGATTCCCTGCTCTCACGGGGGCTGCAAGCCAGCCCCCGAGTACGTGGGGGgagggcatgaagcccgcaaccccacctcctctccagctcagaagtggctttactgaagggaagcattgcaaccatgcagggctgtcaaggccttcaggctgctgcttctaGGCCCATCCTGCAAGGTGCCCAAGGGACGATCAGGCATCCCAGCACATACTCAATTTGGAGAACAGAGCTGGGCCATAGTGAGTAAAAtggctgagaaaagaagaaaaaagcaaagattaggaaaagagggtttaggtttaggatgctaaatgttttggaatgtttggaataaaaatgttataggGGAAAATGGTGATCAGTCCCTTCTCTGGGTTTCTTCTCAGCCATCGGCAGTGATTCATGCATGCTCCTATGGCCAACTGGTGGCGATTTCCTGCCTTTGTGCATTGGATCCGGACCCGGAGAGCAGGCAGCGGGCAGCAGAGGCCCTCTGCCATCTTCTGCCCATCCTGCGGTGCAACGaaggtaagactggaagaatgcatcccagcatggggtggggtgagcaagGCCCAAACTAAccctttggctttcctttgcagagacacTGGCAGGAACGTTAAGGAACCAAATGCTCATCATCGGAGCTGAGGAGGTCCTCGAATCCACCGGAGGACCGGTTCCTGGGCTGTTCGTGAATAACTGTTACACTCTTGCCACGGTAAGTCGCTGTCTCTCAAGCCACATGTTCTGGGTTCTGCAGAGGCAGCACCTAGGCtttctgctccccagccctgccctgtgggcatctctgaccttcctctctcgCTTCAGGTCTTTGGCGCCTTTCTCCCTGCGGAGCAGCTCTTGGAGGCCATGTGCTTCCTGGCCAGAGACCTGGTTCTTGAGAGCAGCTTCGACCCCTTGGACATCTCCCACCTGCTGCAAAATTTCATCAAGCAGTTTGGCGGCACAAAAGTGAAGGTAAGGCATCTGGAAAGGTAGGAGAGAAGAAGATTCTCCACTTTGGTGTAGGGGAGGCAAGCTCATGCCATTGGGTGGCCAGGACACATGTTAGTTGAGAGGGGCCTGGCAACGTCAGGACAAGAAGCTCAGCCAAGGGTCCTGAGAAACAtgggttcagggatggggaaccctcctCCTTCTGGGAGCAGACTGCCAAGCTTCTTCTCTTGGCCCACAATGGAGAGGGGAACTGGCGCCCTGGAGCTGCCTGGGTCCAATACTCCCCAGGACcctgagtggtaccttggaaggaagaggctgtggtggcACAGGTCAAGGGTCCCTCTTTCAATGAGGGATAGAGACAGCCCCGCTTCCTTGTACTCTCCAAgcaaccctctccttttctctgacaggtggaggtgctgctggaggccttcTATAGGATCAGCCAGGGGCCGACAGTGCAAGGcaggaacatggccgtcttcgctTTCTCCATCTTGGCGCACCACCACCTGGACAAAGTGGTGCAATATCTCCTCCAGTTTCCCTTCGGGTAAGGAGCCCTCCAGGTTCTACTGGGCTAAGGGGGAGGTTGGCAAGCTGCAGGGCTTGCTCAGAAAGCCCTTGCTGCCATTTCCTCTCTCTggagcatggcagcaagcagaagacttgaatctgaccattgctcttgtttttgcattcacagAGACTGCGAGAGAGTATGGAAGGAGGTTTTACCATCGGCCGATCCAGAACAACTGCTCCATCTCATGGCCAAGCAGATTTACCAAAGCCCCTTGGCGGAATCTGCCACCCAAGTGGTAAGGACCAACCACCTGCTTTctggcttccttcttcccagggtaatatcgaggggttcctgtattctgcagaaaagcagagaaagtgacttgcacccctctctcttccagcaacatctcaCCAGCCTGTTGCACGCCATCCTCAGGATGGAGGACTACAAGCCAGCTGTGCGCCAGAacttcccacagctgctgatCGCTCTCCTGGGGATGGTTGTCAACTTCCACTACTATCAGGAATTCCTCGGGTGAGTAGTGTGTTGCAGAGGGACCAATGGAgtcctttccccttcagcctcggggggtttccagtccagcttggttttccaagggaggctctccttcaggcggctgctggggaaggaatttGCGTGTGTGCCAATGACCCTCCTGGTaaaactggccttgctttggttccagagggGCTAAGGAAGTTCTGCACCTCCTTCTTGGCAGCACTGGAGAGCAAGTGGAGGCGGCCATCGTTGACCAACTTTTCTGCCGGGAGACTTTCAGCCAGGGGTTGTCTGCCATGGTGAGGTAAGAGGAAGAACGCGGTGACCTTCCCCAGTGGTCTGGCAAACGGAGCTGAAGGCACGGGATCGGACTGTGCCCGTTTGCTTCCTGCggtgtctttcccttccttaccaagatctccttctccatttcagaGCCGTCGGAAAGCAACGCTGGTGGATCTCTCCCATGGTGGAAAGCATCATCGCTGCTCTCGAGGACCAGGATTTTGCCGGGATGCCACAAGTCGCGGCAGCTATCTACATCGAGGTGAGGGGGACTGACGCGGGAGGAAATGGGTGCAGCAAGGAGGCCCTGGCTTGGTTTCTGCCGAGTGTTGGGCTACTTTGAGCCTAAGGACTGTTGCCTGTTTTAgtgctcctcagagtagacccattggatttgatgtacatggcaaactttggtccattcacttcagtgggtttgctctgTGCAGAATTGCAAATGGTGGGTAAAAGGAGAACCTGTCTCAGCCTCTTATCCCTGaagggtttctttctctttgggccTCTTTAGCTGCTCAGCTGCCGTCTGGAGGTCTATCCCTGTGAAGATACACTGAAGCAGCTCCTCAACTGGCTGCAACACGACTGCCTGGAAGTCTGGAAGCTCAGTATCAGAGGGATATCCCTGCTTCTGGACTCTGACATGGCAAGTGATgctcagaggagggggggggtaCAGATCTTGATTCTAATCATGGCCCAGCACTCTTTTGCTGGCACAATACTGAAGGGCCTGTGCTAAAAGGCGTGAGGCCTTTCAGACCTTTGAAAAGATTCTCTCTTTTGTGTAGGACCCTGCGCTTCTGCGGCTCTTGCTGCTGGATTCCCTCTCTGATGTAGAAGCTGAGGTCCTCCCAGAGTTGATAGAGCTGGTAGACCAAGCCTACCATTCCAGGGAGCTGGGAGAGaaagacctggagatgctggcggcAACCTACTGCGGCCTGGCTGCCGATGTGAGTATGAGGGGAAACATGACACCACACCCAGTGGAGGAGGAatgctttggaagaggaagggtggggtttagACTGGCATGCAGCAgagatgttctggcttcaggagGGTGTTCCTCTGGAAAGTGATCTGATGAGAAACAAAACCTCTGATATTTTCTGCCTACAGGAGGAAGCCTCCGTCCGGGCATCAGCCATCGAACATCTGGGGCTGCTTCGGGGCTGGGCGAGAGACCAAAGACTTCCCATTACAACAACAGAAGAGGAAGCCATTCACGAACTGGTTGTGGTCCTCATTCACCTCGAAGACGAGGACCTCGAAGTGGCCAAGGTGAGGGCCAAAGAGGTGGACTTATGCAGTAGGAGGGAGGGATTGTTCTCAGGAGCTTCCGAGACTATGTACTGCAATTTGTAaccctcttctcttcttgtgttGCAGGCCGCAAGGAGGGCTCTTTCCCATCTAGCCCCAGAAGTCAAGTGGTGGGCTCGTTCCAACAAATTTAGCCTCCACTTTGCTCTCCACCAGGCTGCCAAGCATATGGTAAGGTCCCTCTGCCTTTGTTGGCAGCTTTGCCCAGGCATGTCTTTGGGAGtgcaaggctcttctgctgcgctcTCAAGCCTCTCTGATGCCACTTCTCCTTTGTCTTTGCCCACAGAGCAAGACCTTCAGCAAGCACATCCTTCGGAGTGCTGCCTTATCATGTACGCAGCCGTCTGCCAACAGGCTGCCAGCAGTCTCCAGGgtggcagctctgcttctgggtaagtcaagcaacgttcttccctggtagggatggacagaaacgtcttggtaacaatggcagggaggatggacatgtccccaggcCACCTGCTAGGTAGGCCTCCATCTGTGCCCAGATCTTGCTCTGAGTGCTCCGTGACGGTGGAGGCCTCTAGACGCAGCAGAGCATACCTGTCCTCCTGCCAAGCTGCCTCTGTCTCCGCTTGCTTTGCACCGAGATGACGTCCCTTttcttgccctctctctctctaggtcatCTGGCTTTCCGGGATGCCAGTTTCATCCACAAACAAGACATGGCATCCTATGGAACATGTGAGTGAGACGtacggagggcagggagggatgcttctgctgagaaaggtcttcaggggaaggcaaattcccagatgtatgttcaggcagaggtgccacaagatgaacatgcaaagagaattggaatgtgacttcactgctctctctgacacacaaacacagatgacggctgttttcatattgttgatGGGTGGCTCTTTTCCTGTGTATCTCCACCTTGctcaacctttctcccttgccactcagggctggaggagatgcagcagcacgaggaagaagagcttaggcagacagggaggagctgcctgaaCATCATGCAGCGGGCCTATAGACATCGGAGGGAAGGCAGGGTCCAGCGCTTTTTGAGGAGGCTGCTCCACTGCGTTCACAGGGAACCTTACCCACAGGACTTCCTGAGCTGCATGCCAGGTGagtgaggcatctggtgggctattGGGACATCTGGTGGGCTGTTTGGATGGGACGTTTCTCAATgagcccctttctcctcctgacagAACATCCGGAGTAGCGCCAGGCCAAGGCAACGTGGACACCAGAGTTGTGCTGCAGAGATACCACCTTCTGCTCTCCGCAGGATCCAGTCTGGACCAGCGCCAGGAACATCAACGCCACCAGGATCGACCAAGAGGAGTGGTGCTGCCCTCACGACCCTCCGTACACAGCGGTAggaaacctttttgttgttgtgtttcttgttgatgttgtttttgattgttgattttattgattttgaatctcagggtggttcacaacaccaagtatacgaagcacaaaataaataataagaataatcactgcacaaaattcataataaaaatatcagaacataatataaattaaataaaaacatactaaaaatagccacaagaccaatgtatgcacactaataaacaatacaagagccctgaaacaacactccagcccacaaatacaaaatctaaatcaacgtaacacatttaacaaccatttaaaacaaccccaccttcttgaagaaggctgatatattagatttagaaggttGGAATACGAGGTTTGGATGGCACACCTACCTAACATACAGCAAAGTGGCAGTgcataaggacttttaaaatcatatacagtggtacctcgcaagacgaatgcctcgcaagacaaaaaactcgctagacgaaaggtttttccgttttcgagttgcctcgcaagacgattttccctatgggcttgcttcgcaagacgaaaacatctcgcgactttgtttcctttgtctaaaaaccgttaaaacaaagggtgcttagcttgaacagctgcagttgcgacttgactttgaggagcaactgttagcacgtggtttggtagccttttctcagactttgctcacttttgaagcttttccaaaacttaccatttggtaagttaaacttttaaaacttttttggggggttttggattttgggttggggtgtttgggattcaaggacttggtgttgtgggggggtttgcgataatctgggagcttgtggggcttttttttggaatttttatgattttctgtgaccattgggccatgttgtttttttttcaaattttttttcctgagtttgaatttctgagtgctggctggctgggggaacagttggggaggtttctgcaggaatctgggaccattgggccatgttgttattttttgaaatttttttttgtctgggtgggggaacagttggggaggggtttgcagcagttggggaggggcagggggagcagttggggaggggtttgcaatttctgtgtggtgggtgggtgtctgtgggagcagttgaggtttttgaagacattggtgatttttgaagcttttccaaaacttattttgcagccatttgaggtttctgaagacttcggtgattgattgttgaagcttttccagaacttctcttgcatccatttggcaagttaaacttttaaaactttttgggggggttttggattttgggttggggtgtttgggattcaaggccttggttctgggttttaattcctgtgtggtgggtggctgggtgcttttgaattttttggatttgaagcacatcactgatttttttctctttttctgagtttacgaaggtaagagctgtgctgccatgggacccaagaagactgctgctgcggtggccggcgagaggaagaaggagaaggtgacgctggaaatgaagaaggagatcatccggaagcacgacggcggaatgcgtgtgacggacatcgccagggagtacgggaggaatccatcaaccatcgggaccatcctgaagatgaggaagaagatcctggcgactgatgcagccaagggagtcaccaggatcatgaagaaccgcccagctgttctggaggagtgcacgtggcacatgacgttgGGAACTTTTTTGATACAAGGGTCAtttcgcctttcagggaggtgctgaaaaggcggatgaagcagcagactatggacaggttcttgagcaagaagcaaagagtggaagaggagccttcttcgagtggtcccccagagtcttagaaaatgtactgtacactttgttgatttttaaatgtttttctgtcatgtttataaagttaatttattttcccttcaatttttgaactgctctttacagtatgtgtgactttaaagagcagttaataaactgttgttgtaccaaatttggctttgtttggactttttttgaccataggaacgcattaattgattttcaatgcattcctatgggatttcgtgattcgcaagacgaaaaattcgctagacgacaaaacttgcggaacgaattaatttcgtcttgcggggcaccactgtatagggtggcTTTATACTGCTATAGATttgtgcggggtgggggtggggggctaaaTGATAGGATTTTAATTATTTGaagtgaagtgtaggtgggttcccatgaggcaagacacagtgaacTGCAAGAACCTTTATGGAACTACaaaactgggaaacaggggcaaagcaactgcttatatacatttctgaaagcctgggccactcccactcccaatgtgattggctgtctaaactgcgaatcacgactcagagttcaagggccaatggcagaggtccaaatcctgaaatgttctgtgattggacaacatgtattgaatcagaacacaggagctcagaatccttagtccagactcaagctcaggcaaacacagaccactgaatacccCAAGTATTGTAGGGACAACAGGAGGTCGGTGGAAAAGTACAGGCTAATTTTTCTTTCCAAGTCAGGGACTAATCTGGGATAGAGccattaacatgacaaaaggtgttgatggcccatcCAAAAGGAATCTTGAgcctgggcagacagaggttgccatGGTGATGGGGTGTGTCTTTGAGGCGACACAAAAAGAGAGTCTTTTGAGCAATATGTGCTGGGAAGAAGGGCGAGATAAAAGACTAGGATCCATCTTTGGTAGGTTGGCTGAAGACTGGAAAGATGGTTTTGgctccagggctgcactgctgtggtgaACAAGCCCCATTTGAACAAGCCCCATTTGCCGTGTCTCAAATCTCCAAAGAACACAGGCCCTGTGTCAGTGCCTGGAACCCCATAGACTTCTGCTGTTGCTTGACAGAGAGTAGGGCTAGCGCCCagcttttgtaacaatatttaaCAGATGGGGAATTTCAGCCAGTGTAGCTTTGCAATGACATAATCACAACTGCAGCTTTTGCCAGCCtgctaccctccagatgttttgaacaacAACTTTCTATCAGCCCAGCCTAGAAGGTACCCACCTGGCTGGCAAAGGCCATATATGGAGCGGTATCTCAGTTCAGTTGCAGGAGGGATGACTGGCGAAATGAAGGACTCAGGAGAATGAAGAAAGCAGAGAAATAAACGCTGGAAGTTGGAAGGGAGGTGGTTGATCCTGGTAGACAAGTGTAGGGTGCATGTAGGGTACATAACTGCCACTGCAcagctctgctctcttctccttttcATGCCTGGCATCCCAGTCCCCCAGGTCGCTTTCCTCTGGTGACTCCCTTCCCCACTAGGCACTGGAGAGCTCCAACAACTTCCTCCAGGCTGTGTGTCACACTGAGCCACTTTTGTGCCTGCTGGAGGTGGCCCTTGACCTATTTGAGGCATGAGGAACATGACTCACACGCGTGGGGACTCCAAACAAAGCAAGTGAGGAAGAGATCAAGAGCTGAGTGCAGCCGCCTCCAGCCTCATGACTTTGTGTTATCTTCCCTGCCAATCCCACCTTGCTTTCCTTTCAGTTCACTCCAGACAAAGGACTTAAAttggtgtgggtgggtgagagagagaattttCTCTTTAAGCACAAATCTGCCACAGCAGAGCGTATGCTATCGCCACCCAGGGCAGATCTGTGACACGCAGGACGCACAGGAGCAAGGGCGAAGAGGGAGC is a genomic window of Podarcis muralis chromosome 17, rPodMur119.hap1.1, whole genome shotgun sequence containing:
- the LOC144325985 gene encoding uncharacterized protein LOC144325985 isoform X2, which encodes MLAATYCGLAADEEASVRASAIEHLGLLRGWARDQRLPITTTEEEAIHELVVVLIHLEDEDLEVAKAARRALSHLAPEVKWWARSNKFSLHFALHQAAKHMSKTFSKHILRSAALSCTQPSANRLPAVSRVAALLLGKSSNVLPW
- the LOC144325985 gene encoding uncharacterized protein LOC144325985 isoform X1 — translated: MFWLQEGVPLESDLMRNKTSDIFCLQEEASVRASAIEHLGLLRGWARDQRLPITTTEEEAIHELVVVLIHLEDEDLEVAKAARRALSHLAPEVKWWARSNKFSLHFALHQAAKHMSKTFSKHILRSAALSCTQPSANRLPAVSRVAALLLGKSSNVLPW